A stretch of candidate division KSB1 bacterium DNA encodes these proteins:
- the pgsC gene encoding poly-gamma-glutamate biosynthesis protein PgsC, with the protein MRYEISFLGLLISLLFISLTGYYPGGIIVPSYLVLFVDQPARIAATWVVALLTMISFKIISRHLILFGKRRLVFMILFGGLWTFISLQFFPSILPASLEFRVIGWVVPGLIANQFERQGVLITTAALITVTVTIYFLGKLLF; encoded by the coding sequence ATGAGATATGAAATTTCTTTTTTAGGGTTGCTCATCTCGTTGTTGTTCATTTCGTTGACTGGATATTATCCAGGTGGCATCATTGTGCCGAGCTATTTGGTCTTGTTTGTCGACCAGCCAGCTCGGATTGCTGCGACATGGGTGGTCGCGCTGCTGACCATGATCAGCTTCAAGATTATCTCACGGCATCTGATCTTGTTCGGCAAAAGAAGGCTTGTCTTTATGATCTTGTTCGGTGGCCTTTGGACGTTTATTTCATTACAGTTTTTCCCCTCTATTTTGCCCGCATCACTTGAATTCCGTGTTATCGGCTGGGTGGTCCCTGGGCTCATCGCGAACCAGTTCGAGCGCCAGGGCGTGTTGATCACTACTGCCGCGTTAATCACAGTGACCGTGACTATCTATTTTCTTGGGAAACTTCTGTTTTGA
- the pgsB gene encoding poly-gamma-glutamate synthase PgsB — MTILCFMIYLIAERILLERRLQAIPLRITVTGTRGKTTLVRMIAAVLRASGKRVLAKTTGSEAKYILPDGSEQYVPRRGLPTILEQKHLLRKAVQLQVNCIVSEIMSIHPENHFIESQQLLRPNIVLITNIRLDHIDAMGETEDQIASVFCLDLPPNAKLFIPATELRPSISAICKKNGIHLIAISEKKREDELDAERYRLPALLSDHIALASALGHHLGMDDETISKGINSAQADIGGLKIWRYQSANSGPAHYLVNAFAANDPTSTREILDWVKKQLPEADQNLIGLLNLRADRGDRTLQWIHALKNGSEFNFKQIFVIGAHKKVMKRHIPSVQILSAKQPTALMTDIFAKLGIPSVIFGFGNIAGLGRLLVEHWNLIGEAYEI; from the coding sequence TTGACAATTTTGTGCTTCATGATTTATCTGATTGCTGAGCGAATCCTATTGGAGCGAAGGTTGCAGGCGATCCCACTGCGGATCACGGTCACAGGCACTCGGGGGAAAACCACGCTGGTTCGAATGATCGCAGCGGTGCTCCGTGCCAGTGGAAAACGGGTGCTCGCAAAGACCACCGGATCGGAAGCAAAATACATCCTCCCAGACGGGAGCGAGCAATACGTCCCTCGGCGCGGTCTGCCCACCATTCTGGAACAGAAACATTTGCTGAGAAAGGCTGTTCAACTTCAAGTAAATTGCATCGTATCCGAAATCATGAGCATTCATCCAGAAAATCATTTTATTGAGTCCCAGCAACTGTTGCGACCGAACATCGTTCTAATCACCAATATCCGATTAGATCATATCGATGCCATGGGCGAGACTGAAGACCAGATCGCCTCAGTCTTTTGCTTGGATTTACCTCCCAATGCAAAGCTATTTATTCCAGCCACTGAGCTGCGGCCATCAATCTCCGCAATCTGCAAGAAAAATGGTATTCATTTGATCGCGATTTCAGAGAAAAAAAGAGAAGATGAGCTTGATGCCGAACGCTATCGTTTGCCGGCGCTGTTATCTGACCACATCGCCTTAGCTTCAGCGCTGGGACATCATCTCGGAATGGATGATGAGACCATTTCCAAAGGAATCAACAGCGCCCAGGCGGATATCGGTGGCTTGAAAATCTGGAGATATCAATCTGCCAACTCTGGTCCTGCCCATTACTTAGTCAATGCCTTTGCTGCAAATGACCCTACTTCGACTCGCGAAATCCTGGATTGGGTCAAAAAGCAGTTACCGGAGGCAGATCAAAACTTAATCGGGCTCCTGAACCTGCGCGCCGATCGTGGCGATCGAACACTCCAATGGATTCATGCTCTGAAAAATGGCTCAGAGTTTAATTTCAAACAAATTTTTGTGATCGGCGCTCATAAAAAAGTCATGAAGCGGCACATTCCCTCTGTTCAAATTTTGTCCGCCAAACAGCCCACTGCGCTCATGACCGACATATTTGCTAAACTCGGAATTCCTTCTGTGATTTTTGGCTTCGGTAACATCGCTGGTCTGGGCCGCTTATTGGTGGAACATTGGAATCTGATCGGGGAAGCTTATGAGATATGA
- a CDS encoding peptidylprolyl isomerase — protein sequence MPRVTFQTSLGDFEVVLYAKAAPITTANFLRYVDENRFEGASFYRTVRLDNQPNNAIKIEVIQGGLKDDDHPLSLPPIPHETTAMTGIVHQDGVISMARNEPGTATSEFFICIGDQPALDFGGRRNPDGQGFAAFGRVIKGMDVVRAIHRQPAEGQWLNPTIPFKVSRIKSRNSNR from the coding sequence TTGCCGCGAGTCACATTTCAAACCAGCCTAGGCGATTTTGAGGTGGTGCTTTATGCCAAAGCCGCGCCCATAACCACTGCAAACTTTCTGCGATATGTAGACGAAAATCGATTTGAGGGGGCTTCGTTCTATCGGACGGTTCGTCTGGATAATCAACCGAACAATGCGATCAAGATCGAAGTCATTCAAGGCGGGCTAAAAGATGATGATCATCCATTGAGTTTGCCTCCGATACCGCATGAAACTACGGCGATGACCGGGATTGTTCATCAAGATGGAGTTATTTCCATGGCTCGGAACGAGCCAGGCACAGCGACATCGGAATTTTTCATCTGCATTGGCGATCAACCAGCGCTTGATTTCGGCGGCAGAAGGAATCCCGATGGTCAGGGCTTCGCCGCCTTTGGTCGTGTGATCAAAGGAATGGACGTGGTACGCGCCATCCATCGCCAGCCAGCAGAGGGGCAGTGGTTGAACCCAACTATCCCCTTCAAAGTCAGCCGCATAAAAAGCCGGAACTCAAATCGCTAA
- the amrB gene encoding AmmeMemoRadiSam system protein B — translation MNGFHWIKTSSTFASICLLICAFAFIKQCWSQAVPKGARVRALKDTIGFCYTQEQIQAVVELAEKLEHEQLALLRARFQPRPWVAGICPHDDHLLAGRVYVHLFQNMKAKRYVIFGVAHKAAQWGVQDSLIFDDFDYWRSANGIMKISDLRQEIIELLPKEIFVINNEWQSEEHSVEGILPFIQYYQPEAEIVSILVPYMNWPRIELLSQYLSKALVTIIKKHGWRLGVDIAFICSNDGDHYGDQDWGGRNLAPFGVDEAGYLKATQQDSSLIRNNLTGKLTSEKLQHFCQRVWGENDLRDYKIRWCGRFAIPFGLNTVRKLIEQLDHAPLHGYLLRYDTSYRLGKLPLEIGIGTTAPYNIHHWVGYSAIGYY, via the coding sequence ATGAATGGTTTTCACTGGATCAAAACTAGCTCGACTTTTGCATCCATCTGCTTATTGATTTGCGCATTCGCATTCATCAAGCAGTGCTGGAGTCAGGCAGTACCAAAAGGTGCGCGCGTTCGCGCGCTTAAGGATACCATTGGCTTCTGTTATACTCAAGAGCAGATTCAAGCCGTGGTGGAGCTGGCAGAAAAGTTAGAGCATGAACAATTGGCTTTGCTTCGCGCTCGGTTTCAGCCTCGGCCATGGGTTGCTGGAATTTGTCCACATGACGACCATCTGCTGGCTGGCCGGGTTTATGTTCATTTGTTTCAGAATATGAAGGCTAAACGTTATGTCATCTTCGGTGTCGCACATAAAGCCGCACAATGGGGCGTTCAGGATTCGCTAATTTTCGATGATTTCGATTATTGGCGCTCCGCGAATGGGATTATGAAAATTTCGGATTTGCGCCAGGAAATCATCGAGCTTTTGCCGAAAGAGATTTTTGTGATCAATAATGAGTGGCAATCCGAGGAGCATTCCGTCGAAGGCATCTTGCCGTTCATTCAGTATTACCAACCAGAGGCAGAGATCGTTTCGATTTTGGTGCCTTATATGAATTGGCCGCGCATCGAGCTGCTCTCTCAATATCTTTCAAAAGCGCTGGTCACGATCATTAAGAAGCATGGCTGGCGCTTGGGCGTGGACATTGCCTTCATCTGTTCCAACGATGGTGATCACTACGGCGATCAGGATTGGGGTGGCCGAAATTTGGCACCTTTTGGCGTAGACGAGGCTGGGTATTTGAAGGCCACCCAGCAGGATAGCAGCCTCATTCGTAACAATCTCACTGGGAAGTTGACCAGTGAGAAGCTTCAACATTTCTGCCAACGCGTATGGGGAGAGAATGATCTGAGAGATTATAAGATCCGTTGGTGCGGCCGTTTCGCCATCCCATTTGGCCTCAACACAGTGCGAAAATTGATCGAGCAACTGGATCATGCGCCGCTTCACGGTTACCTCCTGCGTTACGACACCAGCTATCGCCTGGGAAAATTACCGCTGGAGATCGGCATCGGTACTACTGCGCCGTATAATATCCATCATTGGGTGGGCTATAGCGCCATTGGTTATTATTAG
- a CDS encoding GyrI-like domain-containing protein — translation MRIARAIFIGILLLLTAGCQKNHEKPVVIEQADPEIQCATIEISPFSYVCLSSQGNFRDYQSAVDTFRAEASIQGFELADTLLAIFDHAPGEGTGPMNWDIGFVVPESLVVMEPLQVKKWNFNRVVQAKYQGPENKLETIYPLVSKFMRSHHLSPAGPIVERFPANHPSNVPTEFATEIWFAIKNE, via the coding sequence ATGAGAATCGCGAGGGCGATCTTCATTGGGATTTTATTATTGTTGACTGCTGGCTGCCAAAAAAATCATGAGAAACCTGTCGTAATCGAGCAAGCTGATCCTGAGATTCAATGTGCCACAATCGAAATATCGCCTTTCAGCTATGTCTGTTTGTCCTCCCAGGGAAATTTCAGGGATTATCAGTCTGCTGTTGATACCTTCCGAGCAGAGGCATCCATTCAAGGGTTTGAATTGGCAGATACTTTGCTCGCGATTTTTGATCATGCACCAGGCGAGGGAACAGGTCCGATGAACTGGGACATTGGATTTGTGGTGCCCGAAAGCCTGGTGGTAATGGAACCACTCCAGGTAAAAAAATGGAACTTTAACAGAGTGGTGCAAGCAAAATATCAGGGACCAGAGAACAAATTAGAGACAATTTATCCTCTTGTTTCAAAATTCATGAGGTCACACCACTTGTCGCCTGCGGGACCAATTGTGGAGCGGTTCCCAGCGAACCATCCTTCTAACGTTCCAACGGAATTTGCAACAGAAATTTGGTTTGCCATTAAAAATGAATAA
- a CDS encoding GlsB/YeaQ/YmgE family stress response membrane protein, translated as MMKPEFTFWFLIIGLLAGWIAGRITKGRGFGLIGNLILGVIGALIGGFLFSLLQIKAAGPIGMLVAAVVGAIVLIWLIGLIRVKK; from the coding sequence ATGATGAAGCCTGAGTTCACTTTCTGGTTTTTAATTATTGGTCTCTTAGCTGGCTGGATTGCTGGCCGCATCACCAAAGGCAGAGGGTTCGGTCTGATTGGAAATCTCATCCTCGGAGTGATAGGCGCGCTGATCGGAGGGTTTTTATTTAGCTTGCTGCAGATCAAAGCCGCAGGCCCGATCGGGATGTTGGTAGCAGCCGTGGTCGGTGCCATTGTACTGATCTGGTTGATCGGGTTGATTCGAGTGAAGAAGTAG
- a CDS encoding MGMT family protein: MYEHIYEVISQILVGRVASYGQVAEIVGELSACNMGYASAALMSNCDVPWHRVINRQGHISLRIDGDESLRQREKLEAKGIQFDIPGRIDLSQYGWAGPQWEWLSSWIALAPLRRPSTLARAAEATSSLESTRSTRSVQWHRPRLLPTSRSGLRL; this comes from the coding sequence ATGTATGAGCACATTTACGAAGTGATCTCTCAAATCCTAGTCGGTCGCGTAGCCAGCTACGGCCAAGTAGCAGAAATTGTCGGCGAATTGAGCGCTTGCAATATGGGATATGCCTCGGCAGCGCTGATGTCCAATTGCGATGTGCCATGGCATCGGGTGATCAATCGCCAGGGACATATCAGTTTGCGGATCGATGGCGACGAAAGCCTGAGACAACGCGAAAAACTGGAGGCCAAAGGGATTCAGTTCGACATCCCTGGTCGCATCGACCTGAGTCAATATGGTTGGGCCGGTCCGCAATGGGAATGGCTGAGCTCATGGATTGCTCTAGCGCCCTTGCGAAGGCCAAGCACCCTCGCAAGGGCAGCCGAAGCTACTTCTTCACTCGAATCAACCCGATCAACCAGATCAGTACAATGGCACCGACCACGGCTGCTACCAACATCCCGATCGGGCCTGCGGCTTTGA
- a CDS encoding formamidopyrimidine-DNA glycosylase: MPEYPDIIVYLERLNALLLGQALEQVRIVSPFLLRSVDPPIQEVVHKKLIGFQRLGKQIVFAFEDKFYLIFHLMVAGRFHWRALGAAVPAKVGLAGFDFPNGTLLLTEAGTKKRASLHLIRGEFQLLSFDAGGLDVLTASFSEFKARLQSENHTLKRALTDPHLFSGIGNTYSDEILHRARLSPVMLTSRISDAQIEQLYQAAQTTLIEWVNRLRAEAGDGFPEKVTAFRADMAVHGRFGKPCPVCGTIIQRIRYAENETNYCPTCQTSGRLLADRSLSRLLRSDWPKNLDELEAHASKFRGAIERGRT; the protein is encoded by the coding sequence GTGCCCGAATATCCGGACATTATCGTCTATCTAGAGCGATTGAATGCGCTGCTGTTGGGCCAAGCCTTAGAACAAGTGCGCATCGTCAGCCCATTTCTGCTGCGCAGTGTTGATCCGCCCATCCAGGAGGTCGTTCACAAAAAACTCATCGGCTTCCAACGGCTGGGCAAGCAGATCGTGTTCGCCTTCGAGGATAAATTTTATTTGATCTTTCATTTGATGGTGGCGGGCCGCTTCCACTGGCGGGCACTTGGTGCTGCTGTTCCCGCCAAAGTCGGTTTGGCTGGCTTCGACTTTCCCAATGGGACCCTCTTGTTGACAGAAGCTGGGACAAAGAAACGCGCGTCGTTGCATCTGATCCGGGGCGAGTTCCAACTGCTGTCGTTCGATGCTGGCGGATTGGACGTCTTAACGGCCTCATTCTCGGAATTTAAAGCTCGTCTTCAGTCCGAAAACCATACGCTCAAACGGGCGCTCACTGATCCACACCTGTTCAGCGGGATCGGCAACACCTATTCCGACGAGATTCTGCATCGGGCGCGGCTCTCTCCAGTGATGTTGACCAGCAGAATCTCCGACGCCCAGATCGAACAACTCTATCAGGCCGCTCAAACTACGCTGATAGAATGGGTTAACCGGCTTCGGGCCGAAGCTGGCGATGGCTTCCCTGAAAAGGTTACGGCGTTCCGAGCCGACATGGCCGTCCATGGCCGTTTCGGAAAACCTTGCCCCGTGTGCGGCACAATTATCCAGCGCATCCGATATGCCGAAAATGAGACCAATTATTGTCCGACCTGCCAAACGAGCGGCAGATTGCTGGCTGATCGATCGCTATCGCGACTCTTGCGCTCTGATTGGCCTAAAAATTTGGATGAGCTGGAGGCTCACGCATCCAAATTTCGGGGAGCAATCGAAAGGGGGCGGACCTGA
- a CDS encoding HAD family hydrolase yields the protein MIKWIFFDIGNVILNDDPAMAFFYHEIFQAIQQNGQTVSLEEVLAVRERSILVERNGRHYEVVMRRFLGDGVWQKVDRRIRRALSDNWAQHSPIIPGIGPVIQKLAENYQLGIIANQPREVIGVLDQLGLLGYFRIHGISQIVGMVKPDVNFFRWALAQANCPAPEAIMIGDRVDNDIKPAKAIGMKTIWLSLPLEKKGYEPREDFERRYFESLRRASASRMPPLDASDTPDAFAQDFETLLDQIYWLNNSVHAPKQEF from the coding sequence ATGATCAAATGGATTTTTTTCGACATCGGCAACGTGATATTAAATGATGACCCTGCCATGGCGTTCTTCTATCATGAGATCTTTCAGGCCATTCAGCAAAACGGACAAACCGTCTCGTTGGAGGAGGTTCTGGCCGTGCGAGAACGATCGATTTTGGTGGAGCGCAACGGCAGGCACTATGAAGTGGTGATGAGGCGATTTTTAGGGGATGGCGTCTGGCAAAAGGTTGACAGACGGATCCGACGAGCTTTATCGGATAACTGGGCGCAGCATAGCCCGATCATTCCAGGAATTGGTCCGGTCATTCAAAAATTAGCTGAAAATTATCAGTTGGGCATCATCGCGAATCAGCCGCGGGAGGTGATCGGCGTGCTCGATCAATTGGGGCTGCTTGGCTATTTTCGGATCCATGGCATCAGTCAAATTGTGGGGATGGTTAAACCAGACGTGAACTTTTTCCGTTGGGCATTGGCGCAGGCAAATTGCCCAGCGCCCGAGGCGATCATGATCGGCGATCGGGTGGATAACGACATCAAACCGGCCAAAGCCATTGGCATGAAAACCATCTGGCTGTCCCTGCCACTGGAAAAGAAAGGATATGAACCGAGGGAGGATTTTGAACGGCGATATTTCGAAAGCCTGCGGCGCGCCAGCGCCTCTCGCATGCCACCCTTAGATGCATCCGACACCCCAGATGCTTTTGCCCAGGATTTTGAAACGCTATTGGATCAAATTTATTGGTTGAACAATTCTGTGCATGCTCCCAAGCAAGAGTTCTAA
- a CDS encoding formylglycine-generating enzyme family protein encodes MYPWGDKTDPNCANYGDTGIGTTSAVGCFGAGTNHFGLLDMSGNVWEWTRSNYEGYPYQTKCENLAAGTDYARVLRGGAFGIDQRVVRCAYRYMNVPHFRHDFVGFRVVLSPPIFI; translated from the coding sequence ATTTATCCCTGGGGCGATAAGACCGATCCCAATTGCGCCAATTACGGCGATACGGGAATTGGCACCACCAGCGCGGTGGGCTGTTTTGGCGCTGGGACGAATCATTTTGGTTTACTGGACATGAGCGGCAATGTCTGGGAATGGACCCGAAGCAATTATGAGGGGTATCCTTATCAAACAAAATGTGAAAATTTAGCTGCTGGAACTGACTACGCCCGTGTGTTGCGTGGCGGGGCGTTCGGCATTGATCAGAGGGTCGTTCGTTGCGCCTATCGTTACATGAACGTTCCACATTTCAGGCACGACTTTGTGGGGTTTCGGGTGGTGTTGTCCCCCCCAATTTTTATCTGA
- a CDS encoding SUMF1/EgtB/PvdO family nonheme iron enzyme: MEEKWVLLVLLMVIIVAAAVTSPLWVAPLLKFIGTKSETIQGLADLIQILLWRGTAIIFIVGLTRSKKKAAPIEAKPEAIHSASQQDRKVIIHGPAQDAIIITGDKNRVTLSPKKRSDVTALRHAYLSHVFRTAKYLYLAGIDPKATSEAETRLELNAVYTALMTMSTEAHEFWQHGKGIDRETQYLSALEQLNRHRHLVVLGDPGSGKSTFVNFVAMCLAGEALAEKEANLSLLTVPIPQKDKEKEKPQQWDHGALIPIRVILRDFAARGLPATGTKATARHLWDFIANELAAATLAEYADPLRQELLKNGGLLLLDGLDEVPEADKRREQIKQAVEDFAAAYPRCRILVTSRTYAYQKQDWRLPDFAETILAPFNTGQIERFIDRWYSYIGVLRGLNSDDARGRAELLKRAVLTNDRLLALAERPLLLTLMASLHAWRGGSLPERREQLYADTVDLLLDWWESPKTVRDADGTIKVLQPSLAEWLKVDRQRVRDQLNELAFLAHHSQPELVGTADIAEHDLVAGMMKLSQNPDVKPARLIEYLSHRAGLLLPRGVGIYTFPHRTFQEYLAACYLTDHDYPDKLAELLRAESNRWREVTLLAGAKAARGAASTIWLLVDALCCKEMEKQQPDLSEVWCAHLAGQAIVETADLSRLSESNRIKAERIRNWLVAILRNEKFPAIERAAAGRTLAKLGDPRPGVGILIREKTELPDILWCLIPAGEFWMGSDKKVDSLADDREFHIHKLTLPDFYISRYPITNAQFMAFVKAGGYQNPQYWPEAKQANIWQDGKVKGNGDEKPRSQPQNFGEPFHLPNHPVVGITWYEALAFCRWLNEKILNLDVVDVDVVDFLVVETIHESSLQPQPQTRKHPHASGLFPIHIWQPGKINTQKLAAKKMANHPALGS, from the coding sequence ATGGAGGAAAAATGGGTTTTATTGGTGCTGCTGATGGTTATAATCGTTGCAGCGGCCGTGACTTCTCCCCTCTGGGTAGCGCCTCTGCTAAAGTTTATTGGAACGAAGAGCGAAACCATCCAAGGGCTGGCGGATCTGATTCAAATTCTTCTGTGGAGAGGCACTGCGATTATTTTCATTGTTGGATTGACAAGAAGCAAGAAAAAAGCTGCCCCGATCGAAGCGAAGCCCGAAGCAATCCATTCTGCATCCCAACAAGACCGCAAGGTTATCATCCATGGCCCGGCTCAGGACGCCATTATCATTACCGGCGATAAAAATAGGGTAACCCTCAGCCCCAAAAAACGCAGCGATGTCACAGCCCTGCGCCACGCCTACCTCAGCCACGTTTTCAGGACCGCCAAATATCTCTATCTGGCTGGCATCGATCCCAAGGCGACCAGCGAAGCCGAAACCCGGCTGGAACTGAATGCGGTTTATACCGCGCTGATGACCATGTCCACCGAAGCGCACGAGTTCTGGCAGCATGGGAAAGGAATCGACAGGGAAACCCAATATCTCTCTGCACTGGAGCAATTGAACCGCCACCGCCATCTCGTTGTATTGGGCGATCCCGGCAGCGGCAAAAGCACCTTTGTCAATTTTGTGGCGATGTGCCTTGCTGGCGAAGCGCTGGCCGAGAAGGAGGCCAATCTATCATTGCTCACCGTGCCAATTCCTCAGAAAGACAAAGAAAAAGAAAAACCACAGCAGTGGGATCACGGCGCGCTCATTCCGATTCGGGTGATTCTGCGCGATTTTGCCGCTCGCGGCTTGCCCGCCACCGGGACCAAAGCCACCGCACGACACCTGTGGGATTTTATTGCCAATGAATTGGCCGCTGCCACCCTGGCCGAATACGCCGATCCCTTGCGCCAGGAGCTGCTTAAGAACGGCGGCTTGCTATTGCTCGATGGATTGGACGAAGTGCCCGAAGCGGATAAACGCCGAGAGCAGATTAAACAAGCGGTGGAAGATTTCGCAGCGGCTTATCCCCGCTGTCGCATTTTGGTAACCAGCCGAACTTATGCCTATCAGAAGCAGGATTGGCGCCTGCCAGATTTTGCCGAGACCATCCTGGCGCCATTCAATACCGGACAAATTGAACGCTTTATCGATCGCTGGTACAGCTACATCGGCGTTTTGCGAGGCTTGAATTCGGACGACGCTCGAGGCCGGGCAGAGCTATTGAAACGTGCCGTCTTGACCAATGATCGGCTGCTGGCATTGGCCGAACGACCGCTATTGCTGACCCTGATGGCCAGCCTCCATGCCTGGCGTGGGGGTAGCTTGCCGGAACGCCGCGAGCAATTGTACGCCGATACCGTGGATCTGCTGCTGGATTGGTGGGAAAGCCCCAAGACCGTTCGGGATGCCGATGGCACGATTAAAGTATTGCAGCCCAGCCTGGCTGAATGGCTGAAAGTGGATCGCCAGCGCGTGCGCGACCAGTTGAATGAACTGGCATTTCTTGCCCACCATTCCCAGCCGGAGCTGGTCGGCACCGCCGATATTGCCGAACACGACCTGGTGGCGGGCATGATGAAGCTGAGCCAGAATCCGGATGTGAAGCCGGCGCGGCTCATCGAATACCTCAGCCACCGCGCCGGCCTGTTGCTGCCGCGTGGGGTGGGCATTTACACGTTTCCGCATCGCACCTTTCAAGAGTATCTGGCGGCCTGCTATCTGACCGACCATGATTACCCGGATAAGCTGGCTGAACTGCTGCGAGCCGAATCCAATCGCTGGCGCGAAGTGACCCTGCTGGCTGGAGCCAAAGCCGCCCGTGGCGCTGCCTCAACCATCTGGCTTTTGGTAGATGCCCTGTGCTGCAAAGAAATGGAAAAACAGCAGCCCGATTTATCCGAGGTCTGGTGCGCTCATCTGGCTGGACAGGCGATCGTGGAAACCGCGGACCTGAGCCGACTCAGCGAAAGCAACCGGATCAAGGCGGAGCGGATCAGAAATTGGCTGGTCGCTATTCTCCGCAACGAAAAGTTCCCTGCCATCGAACGCGCCGCAGCCGGCCGCACCCTGGCTAAACTCGGCGATCCTCGACCCGGCGTCGGCATTTTGATCCGCGAAAAAACCGAACTGCCGGATATTCTTTGGTGCCTAATCCCGGCCGGCGAGTTCTGGATGGGCAGCGATAAAAAAGTGGATAGCTTAGCTGATGATAGAGAATTTCATATACATAAATTGACGCTGCCAGATTTCTATATCAGCCGCTATCCCATCACCAACGCCCAGTTTATGGCATTTGTGAAAGCTGGCGGATATCAAAATCCACAGTATTGGCCGGAGGCAAAGCAGGCAAACATCTGGCAGGACGGCAAAGTGAAAGGCAATGGGGATGAAAAACCTCGTTCTCAGCCACAAAATTTTGGCGAACCGTTCCATCTGCCCAACCACCCAGTGGTCGGTATAACCTGGTACGAAGCCCTGGCCTTTTGTCGATGGTTGAATGAAAAAATATTGAATTTGGATGTGGTTGATGTGGATGTTGTGGATTTTTTGGTTGTAGAGACGATTCATGAATCGTCTCTACAACCACAACCACAAACACGAAAACATCCACATGCGTCAGGACTATTTCCGATCCATATCTGGCAACCAGGAAAAATCAACACCCAAAAATTAGCGGCAAAAAAAATGGCAAATCACCCTGCCCTCGGAAGCTGA